The bacterium nucleotide sequence TAAGGAAAGGGAAAACGACGCTTTTCCCTTTCCGTGGAGCGAAAAGTCCCGGATTGGACTTTTTGCGAATCTATCAAGGTTAACGCTTTCTCTTCGCGCTTAGCCCTTTGCGCTTCGCTCTGGCCGTCAGGCCTTTAACAGCCGCATCCAGCCCCGTGCTCGTGATTGGCCGCGGCAATCTCTTCGGCGGTGGCCTCGCGGACACTGACTACCGAAACATCGAAGGACAGGCGCACATCGGCCAGGGGATGGTTGCCGTCCAGGGTTATCATGTCTTCCTCGACGCCGGCCACGGTCATGATCATGGCACCCTGGTCCGTGCCGACCCTGAACTGCATTCCGACCTGGATATCTTCCATGGCTTCGAACTCGGAGGGGGGCACCTCGTAGACCATCGATTCGTCCCTCGCACCGTATCCGTCCTCCGGTTCGATGACAACGGAAAGCTCGTCACCTGCTTTTTTTCCCTCCAGGGCTTTCTCCAGTCCCTGGATGATCTGGCTGGCACCCTGGATATAATCGAGAGGGCCGCGGCCATCGGAACTGTCGAGCACCTGGCCTGAATCGTCTTTCAGAGTGTAGTGAATGGACACGACGCTGTCCTTTGCCACCTGCATGATATTCTCCTTCCTGGTTGTGCCTGGATCGAAAGTAGGGTATTCACAGGCCAGTGGCCCGTCAGGATCCTGACATGACATCCAACGCGGGCGGCTATTTAAACACAGACAGGCGCGTTTTGCCAGCGTGGAACCGCCTTGCGGCGGTAACGGGGTAAGAACATGTCCTCATCATCCAGAATGGTCATCTGGGCCGCTCTCACCGGAAACGCCCTCATCGCTATCACCAAGTTCATCGCGTCCGTCGTTACAGGCAGTTCGGCCATGCTGTCGGAAGGGATCCATTCCCTGGTGGACACCGGCAACCAGGTCCTGCTTCTCCACGGACTGTCCAGGAGCCAGAAGCCACCGGACGACAAGTTCCCCTTCGGACACGGCAAGGAGGTCTACTTCTGGAGCTTCGTGGTGGCCATCCTCATCTTTGCCGTGGGTTCGGGCGTTTCCCTTTACGAGGGGGTCCACCACATCCGCCACCCGGCACCGGTGGAAAACCCCGCCGTCAACTACATCGTCCTGGGGCTTGCCTTGCTCTTCGAGGGAGCGGCCTGGATCTTCGCGCTCAGGGAATTTTCACGGGTCAAGGGCAGGTGGGGGTATTTGGAGGCGGTCAGCCGCGGCAAGAACCCCTCCCTCTTCGTGGTTCTGTTCGAGGACTCCGCCGCCATCCTGGGTCTCATGGCCGCCTTCATGGGAGTCTTCCTGGGACAGGTCACCGGCAACCCGGTTTACGACGGGGCGGCTTCCATCGTCATCGGTCTCATCCTCGGCGGCACGGCCATCTGGCTCGCTTACGAGACCAAGGGGCTTCTCATAGGGGAGAGCGCCAACCCGGAGATCGTCCACGGGATAAGGATCCTGGCGGGCGCCTACCCCCAGGTGGAGGCGGTCAACGAAGTCCTGACCCTGCACATGGGGCCGGACTTCATCCTGGTCAATATCAGCCTTGATTTTACGGACACCGTTCCGGCAGGCGATGTTGAGCGGACCCTCGAGCGCCTTCGGACAGCCATCAAGGACGGGTTCCCGCAGGTCAAGCGGGTGTTCGCGGAACCGAGGAAGAGCGTTGATCAGATTTCATCTGATTAACGCGTATGGAAGTGTCGAGGTACGGGTGTATGGGTGTAAAAGTCATGTACCCCCGGCAAAGCCGGGGGGTTTCCCTAAGTACTAAAAATACTGGTTCATCCTGGAAATGGATCCCGGATGACACCGCTTTGTTCTGTTTCACTGCGTTTTCGTGTCTGTTCTTCTCCGTGTCACCGCATTCCTGCATCGGTTTTCCTCCGTGTCTCCGCGTCCCTGCGTCTGCTTTTCCCCCACACCCCCATACTCCGATACTCCCATATCTGTTTTTCTCAGTCCCGCCACCGCGTGCAATGCCAGCGTTGCGATCAGTATCCCTCCTCCCAGCAGGGTCTCTCCGGGTGGTTTCTCCCCCAAAGCCAGCCACACCCAGAACGGTCCCAGGAACGTCTCCAGGAGCATGATGAGACCCACCTCCGCTGCTGGGATGAGCTTGGGCGCCACTGTCATGAGAGCAAGGGGGATAGGGAGAACGACCGACCCCATGACGACCAGCATGAGGATATCGCCCGTACCAGGGGAGAGTGGGTCCGAGATGAAGGCGGTCACCAGGCTTGTGAGCACACCGCTGAGGATCACCGCGGGGATCATGTTCAGGTGGCTGTTGCGCCGGATGATAACGAAATTGGACGCCATGAGCAGGGCCGTCAGCAGGGCGAGAAGATCACCGGCAGGGTTTCCTTTTGTGACGCTCCCGGAAAAGACCACGGCGATACCGGCAAACCCCGCCGCCACAGCGGCCCAGGTCCTCCCCGGAACCTTCTCACCGGTGAAAACCCGTGTGAGGATGGCTGAGAACAGGGGCATGGCGGCGATGATGACAAGGGTGTTGGCGGCTGACGTCATGCGCACCGAAAGGACGAAGGAGATGGTGCTCATGCCGAAAAAGAGCCCGGTCACGATCCCCGCCGCGCCGAGCTTCATGGCCTCCCCGAAAGCCCGGCCGCCGCGGGCGCATATCATGGCCACCGTCAGGGTGCTCGCCGTGAGAAGTCCTCGCCAGAAGATCAGGACCCAGGGGTCTGAACCCACGAGGGAGATGAGGAGGGCGTCGGGGCTCAAAACGAAGACCGCGGTGACCATGAGCAGGGTTCCCCGGGATTTCGGCTGCAGGGGGCTCATGGTTGAAGGCGGACAACTTCAGGACCGGGGTGCACCACCGGCAAAAGGTAACTGTGGTATGCAAGGGTGTTCATTCAGCGGGAACGAACCAGGTCGTCCTTCCGCGACCAGTCAACCCCGGTCCACGTCCCGCGGGTTGTGAGGGTCACCTTTCCGGGGCTGCCCCATCGACCTGTGTGATCCTCCAGGCCGGCATGGAGGATCACGTCCGGTTCGAGAGCCCTTCGGAATTTTTCAAAGGCGGCATCGCAATCCCCCGTCCAGAGACGGGCTACTCCGAGGAGGTAGAACCCTTCCGAACCTTCCGGGCTTTGTCCCACCGTCTCTTCCAGGAGGGACACCGCCTTGCCGTACTGCCCCTCGGAAATGAGATCCCGGGCCACTCCGATATCCACAGTGTAAGAGGCTGAGGCCGCACCAGCTGGCAGCAGCGCGGTTAGGCAAGAATAAACGATAATTGTTGTTATTCGCACAGTCCCTCCCTGACTACTGACTACCGATTACTGATTACTGATTACTGATTACTGATTACTGAAAAGTCTATCCTCCCTCAGGCCCCATATCAAGGACAGGCATCGGGAAGTGAGTACCCGGATGGGAAACCGGCTTTTCAGCACCGTTTCCCAGGGTTCTGAGGCGGATCAACCACTCCGCGGGCGTGGCTCACCGTCGTGAGCCGGTCTTGCGCTTGTTGAAAAAGGTGTCGAAGGGGGGAGGACCCAGGGTGTCACGTTGATGGACATGCAGCATGTCCATCGACCACCTCGCGCCGGCCAGGCGGGAGCCGTGTTGGGGAAAGCGCGTCCCGGTCACAGTCTCAAGTACAGGGTCTTGGTCTGTGACAGTGACTGGAAAAAAAGCCGTTCCCCGCCTCGCAAAATGCCTCGAAGAGACTTTTTCCGAGGGTGTCAAAGAAGTATGGCAGCCGACACCCGCGCCGCTTCCAGGACATCGCCCGGGAGCACACCCAGCAGGATCGTACCCAAAAGAGCCAGGGCGATCCCTGCCCAGAGGAGGGGCGAAGTTGCGGCGGCAGGCAGTTCGCGTTCCGGTTCCCTCATGTACATGATCATCACGACCCGCAGGTAATAGTAGGCGGCCACTGCGCTGTTGAGGATACCGAGGATGACCAGGACGTAATAGCCGCCCTGGAAAGCCGCGTAGAAGATGGACAGCTTGGCGGCAAACCCCGCTGTCGGCGGGATACCGGCCAGAGAGAACAGGAAGATGAGCATGGCCAGTGCGGCACCGGGAGATCGCCTCGCCAGCCCGGCGAAATCGTCCAGGTCATCGTTGGGCATCCCCTCCCTTCCGAGGAAAACGAGGATGCCGAAAGCACCGATGTTCATGAAGGTGTAGGCGAGGAGGTAGAACATGACACCGGAGATCGCCCGGTCGCCGCTGCCGCCCACCGAAGCCACCAGACCGATGAGGATATAGCCCACGTGGGCGATGGAGGAGTAGGCGAGCATCCGTTTCATGTTGGTCTGGGCCAGGGCGGCCAGGTTGCCCAGCGTCATGGTCAGGACAGCAAGGATGGAAACGACCAGCTCCCACTCATGCGCCATCCGGGGCATGGCCTCCATGAGGATCCGGATGAGCGCGGCAAGACCTGCCGCCTTGGGGCCGGCCGACATGAACGCCGTCACCGGGGTGGGAGCGCCCTGGTAAACGTCAGGGGTCCACTGGTGGAACGGCACCACTGAGATCTTGAACCCGAAGCCGACCAGCACCATGAGCAGTCCGACCATGAGCGCCTTGTCGCCCAGGGTCTCGGGGTGAGCGGCCAGGGTCGCGCCGATGACCTTGAGGTGGGTCGACCCGCTGACACCGTAAACGTAGGACATCCCGAACAGGAGGATGCAGGTGGCGAAAGATCCAAGCATGAAGTACTTGATGGAGGCCTCGTTGCTCAGGGAATCCTTGCGGAAGAACCCGGCCAGGATATAAAGGGACATGGAAAGGAGCTCGAGCCCCAGGAAGATCGTGATGAGTTCGTGTCCGATGGCCATGACCATCATCCCCACCGTGGCCAGGCAAAGCAGGGCGTAGTACTCGGAGTGGTCTTTGGACCCTCCCGCTTTCATGTACCGGAGAGACAGGGCGATGCACAGGATGAGCCCCAGCAGGAAGGTGATCTTGAAAAAGGTGGCGAAGGGGTCGAGGATGACGGCGTCGCCGAAAGTGGACACGTTCAGGTGCCGCGACAGCCAGGCCACGAGCAGTGCCGCCAGCGAGCCGACAGTGGCGATGATGACCGAATCCAGGTGGCGTTTCGTCCGGATGATCAGATCCCACAAGATGACCGTGAAGGCGGTCAGGGTGAGGATCAGCTCCGGTGCAATGACCCTGAAATCGGGGAATAGGATGCTCAGCATGGGACCTCTCCCTTACTCGTCAGTTCCGTGGGACGTCCGGGGCGCGACAGTCAGCGTGGCGATCTCGCCCTCAGTGCCTGATGTAATCAGCTCAAGTACGGTGTGCGACCTGTCGCTTTCCACTGAGCCCACGTTGAGCCGGGTCACCAGGTCGTCCACAGCGGGTTCCATGACCCTCAGGAACGGCTGGGGATAAAGGCCGATCCAGAAGATAAGGACGATAATGGGCGCCAGGACCAGGATCTCCCGGAAATTCATGTCCTTGATATTCCTGTTCTCCTCGTGCGTGATCTCACCGAACATGACCTTCTGGTACATGTGAAGCATGTAGACCGCTCCCAGGATGACGCCGGTGGCAGCCAGAGCACCGAACACGTACATGCCGGCCTTGAAGACGCCCAGGAGGATCAAAAACTCCCCGATGAACCCGTTCAGGCCCGGAAGGCCGATGGATGAGAAGGTGGCGATGCCGAGGAACACCGCGAAAACCGGCATTTTCGCCGTCAGGCCTCCGAAATCGTCCAGCATCCTGGTGTGGCGGCGCTCGTAAAGGACTCCTACCAGGAGGAACAACGCCCCGGTGGAAAGACCGTGGTTGATCATCTGGAGAACGCCCCCCTGGATCCCCTGGAACGTCATTGTGAAAAGGCCCAGCATGACGAACCCGAGGTGGCTCACGGAGCTGTAGGCGACCAGTTTCTTGACATCCGGCTGGACCCAGGCCACCAGAGCTCCGTAGATGATGCCCACAACGGCGAGGACTCCGATGACGGGGATCGCTTTGACCGAGGCGTCGGGGAGCAGGGGCAGGGAGAACCGGACGAAGCCGTAGGTCCCCATCTTGAGAAGGACGCCGGCCAGGATGACGGATCCGGCCGTGGGAGCCTCGACGTGGGCGTCAGGAAGCCATGTGTGGAACGGGAAGAGGGGAACCTTGATGGCGAAACCCAGAAACAGCGCCCAGAAAGCCCAGAACTGGATCCCCTCGGGCAATGAGCCGTCAAGCAATTTTACAAGATCGAAGGTGTAAATGCCTGTTGCGGCCGCGTTGGTGAAATAGATGGCGAGAAAACCGATGAGCATGAACAGGCTGCCCACAAGGGTGTAGAGGAAGAACTTGACCGCCGCGTAGATCCTTCTCTTGCCCCCCCAGACACCGATGAGCAGAACCATTGGGATGAGCATCACTTCCCAGAACACGTAGAAAAGGACGATGTCCAGGGAGAAAAAGACCCCCAGCATGCCGGTCTGGAGGATCAGCAGACAGACCATGTACTCCTTGACCCTGTCGGTGATGGCGGTAAAGGAGGACAGCACCACCAGGACACCGAGGAGGGTCGTGAGGAGGACCAGCAGGAGGCTTATCCCGTCCACCCCCATGAGATACTGGATGCCCAGGCCGTCGATCCAGTCGATCCGCTCCATGAGCTGGAAGCCCGGCACACCCAGTTTGAAAAGGGGGAGCAGGAACAGGGACGCGGCGAAGTCCGCCAGGGCGATCCCGAGGGCCACCTTCCGGATGGCGCCGGCGTTTCGGCCCGGCACCAGCAGGGCCATCAGGATAGCGCCGAGTGCCGGGATGTAGGTGATCAGAGATAGTATGGGAAAATTCAGTTCACTCATTTAGGTTCTTCCTGTTTGGTTGTTCCCGATTCCCAATAGCTAGGAGTTTGGATGAGGTTCTCCGACAGACTCCTAGAAGAAGGCCCATATCAGGACAAGGACCAGCCCGGCGGCCATGGTAAGCGCGTAGTTCTGGACAAATCCGGTCTGGAGCCTGGCCAGGAACCGTCCCGAAACCTGTGCCCCGCCGGCGATCCCGTGCAGGGTCCCGTCGATCCCCTTGCCGTCGAAAATGGTCCAGAAGATCCGGCCGAGCCAGTGCAGGGGCCTTATCACCATCCTGTCGTAGACTTCGTCCACCCACCACTTGTTGAAGAACAGGTCGTAGAGGAATTTGAAGTCCTCGTGCACCTCCTCGGTGACCGCCGGACGCTTCAGGATCATTACGTAAGCGAGGATGATGCCGCCCAGGGCCACCATGACCGAGATCACCATGAGCCCCAGCTCGGCCGCGAGGCTGTGAACGGAATGGGACGCTTCAGCCCCGTGCCGGGCGGCTGCCGTAAAGAACGGCCCGAGCCAGTTGTGCATCACGTTGGCTTTGAGGAAAACGGGGATCCCCAGGAAACCGCCCACCGCGGCAAGGAACGCCAGGATCATGAGGGGCACGGTGATGACCGGCGGCGACTCGTGGGCATGGGCCTCCACCTCCGGATCCATGCGGGACTCGCCGTGGAACGTCTTGTAGACCAGGCGGAACATGTAAAAGGCGGTCATGAACGCAGTGGTGATACCCAGGATCCAGAGAAGGAACCTCGCTCCTCCGGCATGGCTGAAGTTGAAGGTGCTGTAAAGGATCTCGTCCTTGGACATGAACCCGGCGAGGGGCGGGATGCCCGCGATGGCGAGGGAGGCGATGAGGAAGGTCCTGTAGGTCCTGGGCATGATCTTTCTGAGGCCGCCCATCTTGCGGATATCCTGTTCGTCGGACAGGGCGTGGATCACGCTTCCCGCTCCGAGAAAGAGGAGGGCCTTGAAAAAGGCGTGGGTCATGAGGTGGAAGATGGCCGCGGTGTATGCCCCCACTCCGGCCGCAAGGAACATGTAGCCCAGCTGGCTGACGGTCGAGTAGGCCAGCACCCTCTTGATGTCGTTTTGAACCAGGGCAATGGTCCCGGCAAAGAGGGCTGTCAGGCACCCGACGACGGCCACGACCATGAGGGCCGCCGGGGCGAGATCATAAAGAACGTGGCTGCGGCAGACCATGTAGACACCGGCCGTGACCATGGTGGCCGCGTGGATGAGGGCCGACACCGGCGTGGGACCTTCCATGGCGTCGGGCAGCCACACGTGGAGCGGCAGCTGCGCCGATTTTCCGCAGGCGCCGATAAAGAGGAGCAGGGCGATGAGAACAACCATGGGTTGACCGGTGTGGAACTGGTGCGGGGCCGCGGCAAACACCCTGGTAAAGGACAGGGTCCCAAAGTTCAGGACGATCAGCAGCATCCCCAGCATGAAACCGAAGTCGCCAATCCGGTTGGTGATGAACGCCTTTTTGCCGGCGTTGGCCGCGCTGTCCTTATGGTACCAGAACCCGATGAGCAGGTAGGAACACAGACCCACGCCCTCCCATCCCACGAAAAGCAGCAGGTAGCTGTTGCCGAGGACGAGGAGCAGCATGGCGAACACGAACAGGTTCAGGTAGAGGAAGTACCTCCTGAAACCTCCGTCGTGGTGCATGTACCCGATGGAATAGACGTGGATCAGAAAGCCGACTCCGGTGACGACCAGGATCATGACCGATGACAGGGGGTCCAGAAGGAACCCGATGTCCGCGGAGAAGGTGCCTGAACCGATCCACCGGTAGAGGACCACCTCGGTGGTCCTGTGCGCAGCCTCCATGCCTGCCAGCCCGAATACCGAAAGGACGGAAGCGAGGAATGATGCCCCGACTGCTCCGCTGGCCATGACGCCCACGCTGCTTTCGGACATCTTCCGGCCGAAGGCCAGGTTGACAAGGACGGCCAGGAGTGGAAACAGGGGGACCAGGACTACAGCGTCAGTCATCGTAAGTTCTCCTAGCCCTTCAACTGGTTGATCTCGTCAACGAAGACGGTTTCGAGGTTCCTGTAAAGGGCCACCACGATGGCCAGCCCCAGGGTAGCCTCAGCGGCGGCGATGGTCATGACGAAGAAGACGAACACCTGCCCGGCCGGGTTCTTCAGGAAATAGGAGAAGGCCACCAGGTTGATGTTCACCGCGTTGAGCATCAGTTCCACCGACAGGAGGATGATGATGATGTTCCTTCTCATGAGGAAGCCGGTCGCCCCGATGACGAACAGGAGTACGGCGAGCACGAGGTAGTGGGTCAGGGTGATCATTCCACATCCTCCCTCTTTGCCAGGACCATGGCGCCGAACATGACCACCAGAAGGACAATGGAGGCCAGTTCAAAGGGGAAAAGGAAGGTCGTGTAAAGGGAGCCGCCCACAGCCAGGGTGTTGTCCGGGTTCATCTCCAGGGCGAACTCCGGGAACGGTCCGGGGAACAGGCTCCCAACGGCCAGCAGGATCATCAGGATCGCCATGACCAACACCACCATCCCGGCCAGGAGCGATTGCCTGTGGGCGATCCTGCGCCCCTTGACCTTCCACAGGTTGAACAGGAACACCACGAACAGGTACAGAACCATGAGGGCTCCCGCGGGAACCAGGATCTGGATGGCTGCCAGGAACTCCGCGTTAAGGAGCACGAAGATGCCGGCCACGTGGAAGAAACAGGGCATCAAAAGAAGCACCGAGTGCACCGGGCTCCGTCGGGAGATCGCCAGCAGGGCGGTCACAACCGCCACCACGGCAAAGTAAAAGAACATAAACGCATGAAGACCCATTCTCGTGCTCCTACAGGCGATCGTATCGGGGGTCGTCCCCCTTGGTGAGCATTTTTTCCCGGCAGATCCGGAGTTGCCCGGGGTCGGTCAACGTCAGTTCGTAATCTTCACCCATGAATACGGCGTCCACGGGGCAGACATCCTGGCAGTAGCCGCAGTAGATGCAAAGGCCCATGTCGATCTCGTAGCTGTCCACCACCTTCCCGTGGTCCTCCCCCTCGGAGGTTTCGATGAAGATGGCGTCCGACGGACAGATCGCCGCGCAAAGGCAGCACCCGACGCACCGCTCCCGGCCGTCCTCGTGCCGCTTGAGGACCTGGGAGCCCCTGAACCTTTCCGGGAGGTCATAGTAGACCTCAGGGTACCGGAGGGTCACCGGCCTGGAGAAAAAATACCGGAGGGTCAGGGTAAGCCCCTTGATCAGGTCGGTTTGAAATATGTTTGTCATCAAACCCACAGCGTACTCCCCTTTTTCAGGTGATATGGGCCCATCTCAGAATACCCGAGATGAAAACGTTGAAGATGGCCAGGGGCAGGAGGACCTTCCACCCCAGGGTCATGAGTTGGTCGTAGCGCAGCCTGGGGAAGGTCCAGCGGACCCAGACGAAGAAGAACATGAACACCGCGACCTTGGACAGGAACCAGATCACCGGCATGGCGTACAGCACGATACCGGCAGGCAGGATCCCTTCCACCAGCGGACCGATGACGGGCCATGGCAGCCAACCGCCGAAGAACAGGGTCACCATGACGCAGGAGGCTGAGATCATGGCCACATATTCGGCCATCATGAACATGGCCCACCTCAGGCTGCCGTACTCGACGAAATACCCCGCCACCAGCTCGGTCTCGGCCTCGGGGAGGTCGAAGGGCAGGCGGTTGGTCTCCGCAAAGGCCGACACAAGGAACAGGATGAACCCCAGGAACTGGGGGATAATGAACCATTTGGGGATAAAGCCGAGCCACAGACCCTGCTGGGCCAGGACGATCTTGGTCATGGAGAGGGAGCCCGAATACATGAGGACCCCGATGACCGAGAGCCCCAGGGTGATCTCGTAGCTGATCATCTGGGCCGAGGACCTGAGTCCGCCGAGAAGGGCGTATTTGTTGTTGGAGGCCCACCCTGCCATGACGATACCGAACACACCGAGGGAGGAAACCGAGAGGATATAGACGAGCCCGATGTTGATGTCGGAGACCTGGAGATGGGGACCCACCGGGATGACGGCGAAGGTCAGCAGTGCAGGGACGAACGCCATGAGCGGGCACAACAGGAAAAGGACCTTGTCCGCGTCCCTGGGAACGATATCCTCCTTGAGGAACAGCTTCAGTCCATCGGCGATGGGCTGAAACAGCCCGATCGGCCCGACGTAAAGGGGGCCGTGGCGGTGCTGGATGTGACCGCAGACCTTGCGCTCCACCCAGTTCATCACCGTCACGCCGCCGAGGGCCACCGTGATGATCCCCACGATCTTGAGGAGGATGATGAGAATGAAGATAAAGGCGTTCTCCATCGTGATATCCTTGTCAGAAGTCCATGGCCCCGGACCGTTTGAGCTCCCCGACCCTCTCGAGCAGGAAGTAGGCCTGGGCGTTGTCCGGATCCAGTTCCATCGCCGTTTTGAACGCCTCTTCAGCCTTGTCGAGCATGTTGAGCTGCACATAGCTCTCGCCGAGGCGGAAGGGGGCCGAGGAGTTTTTCGGCTCGAGTTCCCGTACCTTGAGGAAGTGGTGGATCGCCTCCTGGTGTTTGCCCTTCCTGGCCAGGGTGGTGCCCGCGTGGTAGTGGGCAAGGGTGAAGTTGGGCGAAAGTTCCAGTGTCTGCCTGAAGGACTCAACGGCGTCGGCAAGGTTGCCCTTGTGGTACTGGACGATCCCCTTCCAGTAGTAGGCCATGACGTAGGCGGGGGAGATATCCACCACCTTGTTGAGCGTCTCGAGAGCATCCTTGAGCTGCCCCTTCTGGTAGTAGATGATCCCCAGTGCGTACATGGCCCGCGCGAACTTGGGGTTCAGCTCGATGGCCTTGCGCAGTTCTTCAGCCGCTTCCTTGAGCTTGGCGTTGTTCTGGTGCAGGAGTCCTAGCCGGTAGTGGATCTGCGGGGTATTGGGGATGATGGATTCGACCTTGCGGAAATATTTTTCCGATTCTTCCAGCCTGCCCAGAGCGTAACAGGAAAGACCCAGGCGGTAGTGGATCGAGGCCAGCTCGGGGTTGACCGCCTCGGCCTGTTTGAACTCCTCGATGGCGGCGCTGGTCTCGCCCTTGTCGTGGAAAGCGAGCCCCTTGTAATAGTGTGCCTTGCCGAAACCGGGCAGCTCTTCGAGAGCCTTGTCCCACATGGCGATGGCCTTGTCGAACTCACCCCTGTGGTAAAGGTTGATCCCGTCGGCCAGATAGTGGTCGGCCTTCTCGGCGGGGGAAAGGACTGCCATCTCCTCCGCACTTCCCACCAGGCGGTGCCCGCACTGGGAACAGAAAAGGCTGTCGCCGGGAACCTCGATATTGCAATGTGAACATTTCATCTCAATACCCCCTGTACCGCCGGGTCTATCCTTGATCCCCGCCGCCGGGGCGGGAAACGGTAACAAAAGTAATGGTCTTCTCCTTGACGGCGTCGTACTCCATCAGGGAGTTGACCGGCATATCCGCGTAGTGGGACGGGACGAAAACGATCCCCTTCCCGGAATCGCTCGTGACGCTGGCCACAGCCTCGATCTCGCCTTTTCTGCTGGCCACCCGGATGCGGTCACCATCGTTTATCGCCGCCGCTTTCGCGTCATCCGGGTGGATCCGGACCCTGGCTTCCGGGGCCAACCCGTTAAGCCCCCTGGCCCACTTGGTCGTGGTCCCGGAGTGGAACAGGGTCGTGCCCGAGATCAGGACAAAAGGATAGTCCGCAGGCGGGGAGTCGATCTCCCGCTGCTCGACGACAACCAGCTGCGCGCGGCTGTCACCGAAACCGTCCCCGTAAAGGTAGGGGGTGCCCGGGTGACCAGCATCGGGGCAGGGCCAGTGAAGGCCGTCCGCCTCGAGCCTTTCCGGGAGGATGCCGGCGTAGGAGGGGATCTGACCTGCGATTGCCCTGGTCACGTCCATTGCCTGGGCGAAACCTGCCGGCTTGCCGAACGCTTCAAACAGATCGCAAAGGATCTTCCAGTCGGCCTTCGCCTTGCCGGGAGCCTCGAGGGCCTTCCTGACACGCTGGACCCTTCTGTCCGTGTTGGTGAAGGTCCCGTCCTTCTCAGGCCCCGTGGCGGCGGGCAGGACCACGTCAGCCTTGCGTGCCGCTTCGTTCATGAAGATGTCCTGGACGACCAGGAATTCCAGTTTGTCCAGGGCCTCGGCCACCCTGGCGGGCTCCGGAAAAGCAGTCAGGGGGTTCTCACCCATGATGAAAAGCCCCTTGAGGGTACCGGCGCGGGCCGCCTCCACCATCTCCATGACTGTCATCCCGGTCTCACCCGACACCGGCACGTGACCCGGGAGGTACCCGGGCATGGCGCCCATGTCCATGACGCCCTGGACGTTGTTGTACTCGGAAAGGGGCAGGATGCCGGATCCGGCCTTGCCCACGTTCCCGGTGATCATGGCCAGGTTCGCTGCCGCGGCCACCGTGTCCTCTCCGGTGTAGGAGGCGGTCATGGGCGAAAGGAGGATGGTCACGGCGGGCGACGCGGCCAGAGCCTTTGCCGCATCCCTGATGCTGTCAGCCGGCACGCCCGTGGTCTTCTCGGCATTTTCCGGTGTAGCCGCCCTGACGGACTTCCTTAGTTCCTCCAACCCCGTGACGTTGGCGGCCACGAACTCCTTGTCCTCCAGGCCTTCGGCGAGGATGACATGGATCATCGCATTGAGCAGTCCGACCGCGGTGCCGGGCTTCATGGCGAGGTAGCTGTCGGCGAAACGGGCCAGTTTTATCTTCCTGGGGTTAGCGACGATGAGCTTGCTGCCCTCGTACCTGACACACCGCAGGACTTTCAGGCCGACGATGTGCGCGTCCTCGGTGACGTTGGCGTCCACTGCGAAGATGAGGTCGGCCTGATCCAGATCGGCAAGGGAATCGGTGGGAGCGGCCATACCGAACGCCTTGTACAGAGCCTCCATGGCAGGGATGTGGCTGAACCGGGC carries:
- the nuoG gene encoding NADH-quinone oxidoreductase subunit NuoG produces the protein MKVNLTIDGKQVEIRSGATMLDAARAIGIDIPTFCDHKYLKPFGACRMCVVEDAGSGRLFASCVTPVTQGMELLTTTEKVLKAREAIIELLLIYHPLDCPVCPQSGRCTLQDLAFAHGKESGRFGSVKVDKQIDVLSPLVEMNQNRCVQCGRCVRICDEVQGEGQLDFVERGFGTVVEPSFGRVMDCEFCGQCIQTCPVGALYSRPFKHTTPSWELTPVRTTCPFCGVGCTLNLEVRKDRIYHVLGVDDEGSNNSGFLCAKGRFGYEYVGRPERLKTPLVRKDGELVEATWEEAYQAIVDGVGAIASDGGGKALGGIASARCTNEENYLFQQFVRTVLGSDNVDSVARFSHIPAMEALYKAFGMAAPTDSLADLDQADLIFAVDANVTEDAHIVGLKVLRCVRYEGSKLIVANPRKIKLARFADSYLAMKPGTAVGLLNAMIHVILAEGLEDKEFVAANVTGLEELRKSVRAATPENAEKTTGVPADSIRDAAKALAASPAVTILLSPMTASYTGEDTVAAAANLAMITGNVGKAGSGILPLSEYNNVQGVMDMGAMPGYLPGHVPVSGETGMTVMEMVEAARAGTLKGLFIMGENPLTAFPEPARVAEALDKLEFLVVQDIFMNEAARKADVVLPAATGPEKDGTFTNTDRRVQRVRKALEAPGKAKADWKILCDLFEAFGKPAGFAQAMDVTRAIAGQIPSYAGILPERLEADGLHWPCPDAGHPGTPYLYGDGFGDSRAQLVVVEQREIDSPPADYPFVLISGTTLFHSGTTTKWARGLNGLAPEARVRIHPDDAKAAAINDGDRIRVASRKGEIEAVASVTSDSGKGIVFVPSHYADMPVNSLMEYDAVKEKTITFVTVSRPGGGDQG